A window from Culex pipiens pallens isolate TS chromosome 3, TS_CPP_V2, whole genome shotgun sequence encodes these proteins:
- the LOC120421340 gene encoding protein odr-4 homolog → MGRSVICEAYLEEYLKSLAKRQGTSVGLLIGQPSSHGKDYVVHLNKIKDDCGADQGKNGLLDVDSKQVSQHALIETRVLPGGFYVLGIYVINPKSVFEDPVLVGKVKTILVDIRHTFASNGLLHGNCDELDGGDKLVFFYSSSSNVFGCKSISPKSDGLKPCDWKFQDRATSWHVMSTFYETDDVFALRKKGSEQYETEDNLTECVEVVKKQLEQSVVFFDGEPADGKELVESVLKAKKDDPFVVHIYAPSSSTTDITTCKLETFTGTMKFDGIISSKCFVHPKTTFTEAESFIKADIVRSLMSRIQIHCDSLVQAEDSIPDTIMLNELPRRIYFPIRAKSNQILFSEYLFREEGKATAIPQIQETLDLSFTPKELNAAVEIVAEVKEEERHDAKECGSADGAGGKKRKEVERLSTVLLGAVGAIAVLIVAIVVFLLTK, encoded by the exons ATGGGACGTTCGGTGATTTGCGAGGCCTATTTGGAGGAGTATCTGAAGAGTCTCGCTAAACGACAGGGCACCAGTGTGGGTCTGCTGATTGGTCAG CCTTCGAGTCATGGAAAAGATTACGTTGTTCATCTGAATAAGATCAAGGATGACTGCGGTGCGGATCAGGGGAAGAATGGTTTGCTGGACGTCGATAGCAAACAGGTTTCCCAGCATGCGCTAATTGAAACCAGGGTTCTGCCGGGTGGGTTCTACGTGCTGGGGATCTACGTAATCAATCCGAAAAGCGTCTTTGAAGATCCGGTTCTTGTTGGGAAGGTAAAGACCATCCTGGTGGACATTCGGCATACATTCGCTTCCAACGGCTTGCTTCACGGTAATTGTGATGAGCTGGACGGTGGAGATAAGCTGGTCTTCTTCTACTCATCAAGCAGCAACGTGTTTGGCTGCAAATCGATATCACCCAAGTCGGACGGACTGAAACCATGTGACTGGAAGTTCCAGGACCGTGCCACAAGCTGGCACGTGATGAGCACATTCTACGAGACGGACGACGTGTTTGCACTGCGGAAAAAGGGTTCCGAACAGTACGAAACGGAGGACAACTTGACGGAATGCGTTGAAGTGGTGAAGAAACAGCTTGAGCAGAGTGTGGTGTTCTTCGACGGAGAACCGGCCGATGGGAAGGAGTTGGTGGAGAGTGTTTTGAAGGCGAAGAAGGATGATCCGTTTGTGGTTCACATTTACGCTCCATCG TCCTCCACGACTGACATCACCACGTGCAAGCTGGAAACCTTCACCGGAACCATGAAATTCGACGGCATCATCAGCTCCAAGTGCTTCGTCCACCCAAAAACAACCTTCACCGAAGCGGAATCTTTCATCAAAGCCGACATCGTCCGTTCCCTGATGTCTCGCATCCAAATTCACTGCGACTCACTAGTTCAAGCGGAAGACTCCATCCCGGACACGATCATGCTGAACGAGCTGCCGCGTCGAATCTACTTCCCGATCCGGGCCAAATCGAACCAGATCCTCTTCAGTGAGTATCTGTTCCGGGAGGAGGGTAAAGCAACGGCCATTCCGCAGATCCAGGAAACGCTAGATCTCAGCTTCACCCCGAAGGAACTGAACGCGGCGGTGGAGATTGTGGCCGAAGTTAAGGAGGAGGAACGGCACGATGCGAAGGAGTGCGGCTCGGCGGATGGAGCCGGAGGGAAGAAACGGAAGGAAGTTGAACGGCTCAGTACGGTCCTGCTGGGAGCGGTGGGAGCGATCGCGGTGCTGATTGTTGCCATTGTGGTGTTTTTGCTTACGAAGTAG